Proteins encoded within one genomic window of Parachlamydia sp. AcF125:
- a CDS encoding DUF2267 domain-containing protein, translating to MAVHVFETTAQKTYEWLKDLMKQLGWNNEERAYLALKGTLQALRDRLPVNVSAKLSAQLPMLVRGFYYEGWKPAITPVKVKTSQEFLDFVAAHFNNTTLAEDNVEEIVRSVFQLISNHVSAGEVNHLRQALPLPIAEFWPSSDHRETQEMGRSETKQVYRQQES from the coding sequence ATGGCAGTCCATGTGTTTGAGACAACTGCTCAAAAAACTTATGAATGGCTAAAAGATCTAATGAAACAACTTGGATGGAATAATGAAGAAAGAGCTTATCTAGCTTTAAAAGGCACATTGCAAGCTTTAAGAGATCGTCTACCCGTGAATGTATCTGCAAAATTAAGCGCCCAATTGCCTATGCTAGTCAGAGGATTTTATTACGAAGGATGGAAACCAGCCATTACTCCTGTTAAAGTAAAAACATCTCAAGAATTCTTAGATTTTGTGGCGGCTCATTTTAACAATACCACCTTGGCAGAAGATAACGTGGAAGAGATTGTACGATCCGTTTTTCAATTAATTTCCAATCATGTTTCTGCTGGAGAAGTGAATCATCTTAGACAAGCCTTACCTCTCCCCATTGCAGAGTTTTGGCCTTCTTCTGACCATCGCGAAACCCAAGAAATGGGAAGAAGTGAAACAAAGCAAGTATATAGGCAGCAAGAGTCCTGA
- a CDS encoding HEAT repeat domain-containing protein encodes MKLLLFICVLLAAAFLITFQFSSYSKSRESSAERTEMIDHFLQKIPSLPRYVEGGYSPLGRSPVIDVLLADPLYMPKYADAVSKLIKNHSQFNHVFSLGTSLLLAGGIPITQVSREKILAFPRKVPDQFLQAFPSSTARKIYGYWVAFMHIQQEVETILNVLSEEEKSWIKENYNRFFFGSQEEEADYDFFTTESPYPLKFFNLAARIDLAKLADCARKLSLIAEDFYQCREEFSHVILEEDFIWEESNLKLFISQKSYATHNENADFFIDLGGYNTLHTNAGGTAGARLLALHIDLKGHNTYHGQNFVQGSGFLGIGMLVSCAGNNVYHAKSYSQGCGFFGVGFLVNLAGNNRFVLNFGGQSFALFGSSILWNKEGENEYLANQGMAQAASSTLGVAFLIDNQGGSSYTAGVSGKRGTTRYGGIGQGGSSGVRADPWLSNPSFYGGLSFLYLGGGFNKLKTVWLGQGSAYFLGAGIVVVEGSHNIFEADYDAQGQGLHLAAGLVLKKGEHDIFKGGWGSLGVSGDRSIGMLISIGGNNRYEGTNQSMGSSRKPKSVGVFIQLGGQNTYSFQKLSNASLQFPQSPKEWSSALFLEVGRDSSYPANVDEFTRGNDKQWGIENHSLGISIPSLNEHSTEALFAKFHDFPQTSFLFDPIHGWLSNTSYQPLIYKPEEAQDLAQEILRANYDRRRQIYETLDLMRFNDRTIEYDLSYLLQDPVNIAEDAFNYAVLWALRNKDKADLKEIKKALNSESFTSEYSRKMAVSLVGTFWTPDATPLLASIMLNDQSEEIRYYAALSLALHLSADSIGILEQGVKSDSELVRYAIAKGLQESPNSSALRLATSLFHDDSFYVRRAAGLTAISLGDKKGVSVVLATLQYETLDTEDNYGNNIYKQLSTYLGADFGLDKQAWINWWNQVKEDFQLPLHQ; translated from the coding sequence ATGAAACTTCTCCTATTTATTTGTGTGCTGCTTGCAGCTGCATTTTTAATAACGTTTCAATTTTCCTCTTATAGTAAATCTCGTGAATCCTCTGCAGAAAGGACAGAAATGATCGATCATTTCCTTCAAAAGATCCCCTCTCTTCCTAGATATGTAGAGGGAGGTTATTCTCCACTAGGACGCTCTCCTGTGATCGATGTACTCTTAGCTGATCCTCTTTATATGCCAAAATATGCGGACGCGGTGTCAAAATTGATTAAAAACCATTCCCAGTTCAACCATGTTTTCTCATTGGGAACTTCCCTATTACTGGCCGGCGGAATTCCCATAACGCAGGTTAGTAGAGAAAAGATCCTCGCATTTCCCCGTAAAGTACCCGATCAATTTTTGCAAGCATTCCCCTCTTCTACTGCTCGGAAAATTTATGGCTACTGGGTAGCTTTTATGCACATCCAGCAAGAAGTGGAAACAATCTTAAACGTGCTCTCCGAAGAGGAAAAAAGCTGGATAAAAGAAAATTACAATAGATTTTTTTTTGGAAGCCAGGAAGAGGAGGCCGATTATGACTTTTTCACAACGGAGAGCCCTTATCCTTTAAAATTTTTTAATTTAGCTGCGCGAATAGACCTGGCAAAACTAGCGGATTGCGCAAGAAAATTAAGCCTGATCGCTGAGGATTTCTATCAATGTCGAGAAGAGTTCTCGCACGTTATTTTAGAAGAGGATTTTATCTGGGAAGAGAGCAATTTAAAGCTCTTTATTTCTCAAAAAAGTTATGCAACGCATAATGAAAACGCCGATTTTTTTATCGACCTAGGTGGATATAACACTCTACACACAAATGCTGGGGGCACGGCAGGAGCGCGTTTACTAGCCTTGCACATCGATTTGAAAGGTCATAACACTTATCATGGCCAAAATTTTGTGCAAGGAAGCGGCTTTCTTGGGATAGGCATGCTTGTAAGCTGTGCTGGAAATAACGTCTACCACGCGAAGTCCTATTCTCAAGGGTGCGGATTTTTTGGGGTGGGCTTTTTGGTGAATTTAGCTGGTAATAATCGCTTTGTATTGAATTTTGGCGGGCAATCATTTGCTTTATTTGGCTCTTCGATATTGTGGAATAAAGAAGGGGAAAATGAGTATCTCGCAAACCAAGGAATGGCTCAAGCAGCTTCAAGCACCTTAGGAGTGGCATTCCTTATCGATAATCAAGGAGGCAGCTCTTATACTGCAGGAGTTTCGGGCAAAAGGGGAACAACACGCTATGGGGGAATCGGTCAAGGAGGATCCTCAGGAGTAAGAGCTGATCCATGGCTGAGCAATCCCAGCTTTTATGGAGGGTTATCTTTTTTATACCTCGGAGGAGGCTTTAATAAACTTAAGACAGTTTGGCTTGGACAAGGCTCGGCCTATTTTCTAGGGGCGGGAATAGTAGTGGTAGAAGGCTCTCACAATATTTTTGAAGCTGATTATGACGCTCAAGGCCAAGGGCTTCATTTAGCTGCAGGACTGGTACTGAAAAAAGGAGAGCATGACATATTTAAAGGAGGCTGGGGATCTTTAGGAGTAAGTGGAGACCGTTCAATAGGGATGTTGATTAGTATAGGAGGAAATAATCGCTATGAAGGGACTAACCAAAGTATGGGATCCTCAAGAAAGCCTAAATCTGTAGGGGTTTTTATTCAACTGGGCGGCCAAAACACCTACTCCTTCCAAAAACTCAGCAACGCCAGCCTCCAATTTCCTCAATCCCCTAAAGAGTGGTCAAGTGCCCTTTTTTTAGAAGTTGGCAGAGATAGCTCCTATCCGGCCAACGTAGATGAATTCACAAGAGGAAATGATAAGCAATGGGGAATTGAAAATCACAGCCTAGGTATCTCTATCCCCTCTTTAAATGAACACTCCACAGAAGCCCTTTTTGCTAAATTTCACGATTTCCCCCAAACCTCTTTCCTATTTGATCCTATCCATGGATGGCTGAGCAATACCTCTTATCAACCGCTCATTTACAAGCCAGAAGAGGCTCAAGATTTAGCTCAAGAAATTTTAAGGGCAAACTACGATAGAAGACGCCAAATTTATGAAACTCTCGATCTTATGCGCTTTAATGATCGAACAATCGAATACGATCTTTCCTATCTGCTACAAGATCCTGTCAATATCGCAGAAGATGCTTTTAATTATGCGGTCCTATGGGCCCTTCGAAATAAAGATAAAGCCGATCTTAAAGAGATTAAAAAGGCTTTAAATTCAGAGAGCTTCACTTCCGAATACTCCAGAAAAATGGCTGTTTCGCTTGTCGGAACCTTTTGGACTCCCGACGCTACTCCTCTTTTGGCGTCTATCATGCTCAACGATCAGTCAGAAGAAATTCGCTATTATGCGGCTCTCTCTCTGGCCCTCCATTTATCTGCAGATTCAATAGGCATCTTAGAACAAGGTGTAAAAAGCGATTCCGAACTGGTTCGATATGCGATCGCTAAAGGATTGCAAGAAAGCCCCAATTCTTCTGCCTTAAGATTGGCTACTTCTTTATTCCATGATGACAGTTTTTATGTGCGTAGAGCAGCTGGCTTAACAGCCATTTCTCTGGGCGATAAAAAAGGGGTGTCTGTTGTCTTAGCAACGCTTCAATATGAAACTCTAGATACGGAAGACAACTATGGAAATAACATTTACAAACAGCTATCTACCTACTTAGGGGCCGATTTTGGACTCGACAAGCAGGCATGGATCAATTGGTGGAACCAAGTAAAAGAGGATTTTCAACTCCCCCTTCACCAATAA
- a CDS encoding SRPBCC domain-containing protein, with translation MENKDFVIERTFNASRELLFKVWTEQKHIEKWFAPKGLTVQYLKFELKPNGVAHYYMSSPDGHKMYGKVVYKEISPTTKITYLQHFSDEKGGITSHPMSSTWPKSILTTVLFNEESENKTKITLTWTPVDASKEEMEVFVKAIAGMTQGWNGTFESLDGYLNEHSF, from the coding sequence ATGGAAAATAAAGACTTTGTAATAGAAAGAACGTTTAATGCTTCTCGTGAGCTGTTATTTAAGGTTTGGACCGAGCAAAAACATATCGAAAAATGGTTTGCTCCAAAGGGTCTGACAGTTCAGTACTTAAAGTTTGAACTGAAGCCAAACGGTGTCGCGCATTATTACATGTCATCACCTGATGGACACAAAATGTATGGCAAAGTTGTTTATAAAGAAATCTCACCGACAACAAAAATAACTTACCTCCAACACTTCTCAGATGAAAAAGGCGGTATTACTTCTCATCCCATGAGTTCTACGTGGCCAAAATCAATCCTCACAACCGTTCTTTTTAACGAGGAAAGTGAAAATAAAACCAAGATTACTCTAACCTGGACTCCAGTCGACGCATCAAAAGAAGAAATGGAAGTTTTCGTCAAAGCAATAGCGGGAATGACTCAAGGGTGGAATGGAACATTTGAATCTCTTGACGGCTATTTGAACGAACATAGTTTTTGA
- a CDS encoding helix-turn-helix domain-containing protein: protein MKSYSPSERVLIEEVMEASQKIKTTMRGLSIGALIRVIRMQLGMSQKNLAKRAGVPQSTISRLEQGQRDTNLSTLNKIVGAISCDLVVVPLLHDSIDTIRRKQARKAAEKRLKYLKGTMNLENQQPDSRFMKELVKQEEDRLLHEPNTKLWEE, encoded by the coding sequence ATGAAATCCTATTCCCCTTCAGAAAGAGTTCTTATTGAAGAAGTAATGGAGGCATCGCAAAAAATAAAGACAACCATGAGGGGTCTTTCTATTGGAGCTTTGATTAGAGTGATACGCATGCAGCTTGGAATGTCTCAAAAAAATTTAGCCAAACGCGCAGGAGTTCCTCAATCCACCATATCACGCCTTGAACAAGGACAGCGTGACACAAATCTATCAACCCTAAATAAAATCGTTGGAGCAATTTCATGTGATTTAGTCGTTGTGCCCTTACTTCATGATTCAATTGACACCATTCGCCGCAAACAAGCGCGAAAAGCTGCCGAAAAACGATTAAAGTATCTTAAGGGGACGATGAACTTAGAGAACCAACAACCTGACTCTCGGTTCATGAAAGAACTGGTCAAACAAGAAGAAGATCGCCTCTTGCATGAGCCAAATACCAAACTATGGGAAGAGTAA
- a CDS encoding ankyrin repeat domain-containing protein yields the protein MAKHFDFPEGATPIDDCSGLIPSWVHNLNDLNRIESVKASLDEIVKILIAAGAEVDTKDRSGLTPFQVAVLQGNKLLADFLLSQGARQCPPPGSVFAKYCRLYPD from the coding sequence ATGGCCAAACACTTTGATTTCCCCGAAGGCGCAACACCGATTGATGATTGCAGCGGCCTCATTCCATCATGGGTTCATAATCTCAATGATCTCAATCGCATAGAATCGGTCAAAGCAAGCTTGGATGAAATCGTTAAGATTCTAATTGCTGCAGGAGCTGAAGTCGATACCAAGGATCGAAGCGGTCTTACCCCTTTTCAAGTGGCTGTTCTTCAGGGAAACAAATTGCTTGCCGATTTTCTTCTATCGCAAGGAGCTAGGCAATGCCCCCCTCCTGGATCCGTTTTTGCAAAATATTGTCGTTTGTATCCTGACTGA
- a CDS encoding phospholipase D-like domain-containing protein gives MNTYFNGNTLKKCLWAILFGLSTYGFFQIEQKLVWVDLPQHGQNIKIYANQIRDDLQLTFCKAISQAKKSVILIIYSLQDQKILQALSKKAAEGARVQIFCDVGVKNSVLYQLGPHVEIIKIESRRLMHQKILMIDEEQIWIGSSNMTTDSLRMYGNLVVGMVHPEFAKHILQKVNEFSIDAQRKPVPKQAFAVGSQQVEFWFLPDNPQADKQLIHLIHQAKKEIRIAMYTWTHRELALAVVDAFKRGVRVEVVIDAKAGKGAGASIVKLFKQEGIPASLSLPGPMLHHKFAYIDRKILVNGSTNWTKGAFAENDDCFMIIYDLIAEQRAKIEALWDIIVLESEEI, from the coding sequence ATGAACACTTATTTTAATGGGAACACCTTAAAGAAGTGCTTGTGGGCTATTCTCTTTGGTTTATCCACTTATGGCTTTTTTCAAATCGAGCAAAAGCTTGTTTGGGTGGATTTACCCCAACACGGACAAAACATCAAAATTTATGCGAACCAAATTCGAGATGATTTACAGCTCACTTTTTGCAAAGCCATCTCACAAGCAAAAAAATCGGTCATCTTAATTATCTACTCATTACAAGATCAAAAAATATTACAAGCTTTGAGCAAAAAAGCAGCTGAAGGGGCTCGGGTGCAAATTTTTTGCGATGTAGGGGTTAAAAACTCTGTCCTGTATCAATTAGGCCCCCATGTTGAGATCATTAAAATCGAAAGTAGAAGATTAATGCACCAGAAGATTCTGATGATAGATGAGGAGCAAATTTGGATTGGTTCTTCAAATATGACGACAGATTCCCTTAGGATGTATGGAAATCTGGTGGTTGGCATGGTGCATCCTGAATTTGCTAAGCATATTCTTCAAAAAGTCAACGAATTTTCTATAGATGCCCAAAGAAAGCCTGTCCCTAAGCAAGCATTTGCCGTGGGTAGCCAGCAGGTGGAATTTTGGTTTTTACCAGATAATCCTCAAGCGGATAAGCAGCTCATCCATTTAATTCATCAAGCCAAAAAAGAAATTCGCATCGCGATGTATACGTGGACGCACCGCGAGCTTGCCTTAGCTGTTGTAGATGCTTTTAAAAGAGGGGTACGCGTGGAGGTTGTCATTGATGCTAAAGCAGGCAAGGGAGCTGGAGCTTCTATCGTCAAGCTGTTTAAGCAAGAGGGGATACCTGCCTCTTTGAGCCTGCCTGGGCCTATGTTGCATCATAAATTTGCGTACATTGACCGCAAAATTTTAGTAAACGGCTCTACAAATTGGACTAAAGGGGCTTTTGCGGAAAATGACGATTGTTTTATGATCATTTACGATTTAATTGCAGAGCAGCGAGCTAAAATTGAAGCATTGTGGGACATAATTGTCCTTGAATCAGAAGAAATATAG
- a CDS encoding ATP-dependent RecD-like DNA helicase gives MQQILTGYIERITFQNPETGYTVAQLKEAKRTDLVCVVGIMPALQPGETVRCWGQWKRHLIHGNQFELTRYQVEAPADILGIKKYLGSGLIKGIGPKYAARIVERFGIETLEIIDRFPDRLAELPGLGHKRIEMIKTCWAEQKSIRDVMIFLQAHGVTPAYAQKIFKAYGAHSIAKVKENPFHLARDIFGIGFKTADLIAQKLGIDSKSSIRTDAGIEFVLSELANEGHVCYPVDLFVEEANKVLEIQKEKIQERISFLKEQGRVEQFKLIHAGEPLQFIWLKPLFVAEVGIAREIHRLLSSPVLLREVDVAKAVQWIQAEQCIELAANQKEAVAQALFQKVHIITGGPGTGKSTITKAILGITEKLTSKILLAAPTGRAAKRMSEITGKKASTIHSLLEYDFKEKGFKRNRSSPLVCDLLIIDESSMIDTFLMYSLLKAIPDNARVIFVGDIHQLPSVGPGNVLQDLIASQVVTVTTLNEIFRQAAGSFIITNAHRINRGMFPDIRNLSQSDFFFVEAQESEDVLKQIVALVSQRLPKKYDFHPSDDIQVLAPMKKGNIGIDHLNAILQETLNPHQTPLIRQGKKWMVNDKVMQIRNNYHKEVFNGDIGRIVDIDHVEQQMVVKMEEREICYEFSELDEIVLAYAVSVHKYQGSECPCVVIPVHTSHFKLLYRNLLYTAVTRGKKLVVLVGTKKALAIAVKNDEIKKRYTGLRQALVELNTSVSSI, from the coding sequence ATGCAGCAAATTTTAACAGGGTACATTGAACGGATTACTTTTCAAAATCCGGAGACAGGTTATACCGTTGCTCAGCTTAAGGAAGCAAAGCGAACAGATTTAGTTTGCGTCGTTGGAATTATGCCTGCTTTACAACCGGGTGAGACGGTTCGCTGTTGGGGGCAGTGGAAAAGACATTTAATTCATGGCAATCAATTCGAACTTACGCGCTATCAAGTTGAGGCTCCCGCAGATATTCTTGGGATTAAAAAGTATTTGGGGTCAGGGCTAATCAAAGGGATTGGGCCGAAGTATGCGGCACGCATTGTAGAGAGATTTGGAATAGAAACGCTGGAAATTATCGACCGTTTTCCCGATAGGCTTGCAGAGTTACCAGGTTTGGGTCACAAGCGTATTGAGATGATTAAGACATGCTGGGCTGAGCAAAAGTCGATTCGCGATGTGATGATTTTTTTACAAGCCCACGGCGTAACCCCAGCTTATGCCCAGAAAATTTTCAAAGCATATGGGGCGCATAGCATTGCAAAAGTTAAGGAGAATCCTTTCCATCTTGCCAGGGATATTTTTGGGATCGGATTTAAAACAGCAGACTTAATCGCGCAAAAATTAGGAATAGATTCCAAATCAAGTATCCGAACAGATGCTGGAATAGAGTTTGTGCTTTCAGAGCTAGCCAATGAAGGGCATGTGTGTTATCCCGTGGATCTTTTTGTTGAAGAGGCTAATAAAGTTTTAGAAATTCAGAAAGAGAAAATCCAGGAAAGAATTTCCTTTTTAAAAGAGCAAGGGCGTGTGGAACAATTTAAATTGATCCATGCTGGCGAGCCCCTGCAATTTATTTGGCTTAAACCTTTATTTGTCGCTGAAGTAGGGATTGCTCGTGAAATCCATCGACTTCTTTCTTCTCCAGTTCTTTTGCGAGAGGTTGATGTGGCTAAAGCTGTGCAATGGATTCAAGCTGAGCAGTGCATAGAGCTAGCTGCCAATCAAAAAGAAGCAGTTGCCCAAGCCTTATTTCAAAAGGTTCATATCATTACCGGTGGGCCGGGAACGGGAAAAAGTACGATTACAAAAGCTATTTTGGGGATAACCGAAAAATTGACCTCAAAGATTCTTCTGGCAGCGCCTACGGGAAGAGCTGCCAAACGGATGAGCGAAATTACGGGCAAGAAAGCCTCAACCATCCATAGTTTGCTAGAGTATGATTTTAAAGAAAAAGGGTTTAAACGCAATCGCTCCTCTCCTTTAGTATGTGATTTGTTGATCATCGATGAATCGAGTATGATCGATACTTTTTTAATGTATAGCTTGCTTAAAGCTATTCCCGATAATGCTCGTGTGATTTTTGTGGGGGATATTCATCAGCTGCCAAGTGTGGGGCCTGGAAACGTTTTACAAGATTTAATTGCCTCCCAAGTGGTGACCGTGACCACGCTAAATGAAATTTTTCGACAGGCCGCCGGATCTTTTATCATCACTAATGCCCATAGGATTAACAGAGGAATGTTTCCAGATATCCGAAACCTCAGCCAAAGCGATTTCTTTTTTGTAGAAGCACAAGAGTCCGAAGATGTTTTAAAACAGATTGTAGCCTTGGTGTCGCAGCGTTTGCCTAAAAAATATGATTTTCATCCTTCCGATGATATTCAGGTTTTAGCCCCGATGAAGAAAGGAAATATCGGCATCGATCACTTAAATGCGATTTTACAAGAGACTTTGAATCCTCACCAAACTCCTTTGATTCGGCAGGGGAAAAAATGGATGGTCAATGATAAGGTGATGCAAATCCGCAATAATTACCACAAGGAAGTTTTTAATGGAGATATCGGACGTATTGTGGACATTGATCATGTGGAGCAGCAGATGGTGGTAAAAATGGAAGAGCGGGAAATTTGTTATGAATTTTCTGAGCTGGATGAAATCGTTTTGGCTTATGCAGTCTCTGTCCATAAATATCAGGGCAGTGAATGTCCTTGCGTGGTGATTCCCGTGCACACTAGCCATTTTAAGCTTTTGTATCGAAATCTTCTCTATACGGCTGTGACGAGGGGAAAGAAACTCGTGGTGTTAGTAGGGACGAAAAAGGCTTTAGCGATCGCAGTGAAGAACGATGAAATCAAAAAGCGATATACAGGGCTTAGGCAAGCTTTAGTAGAATTAAATACCTCAGTTTCCTCGATATGA